In Nymphaea colorata isolate Beijing-Zhang1983 chromosome 13, ASM883128v2, whole genome shotgun sequence, one DNA window encodes the following:
- the LOC116267072 gene encoding putative glucose-6-phosphate 1-epimerase yields MGFSDNLRNILACESISECFEFRLNVALATGGNLVMMSRIRNVDVKPFSFTFAFHAYFSVSDISNVYLHQVINILILKMINANSNGHVPQFIFLEETFMKVNVGLSTQNGLANDIFAYQKRIEAERRLHEEGKRKSGDNMIPDLLYRRYTIEEIEKATQNFSESLKIGEGRIYLSTPNVIVVLDHEKKRTFVIRKEGLPDAVVWNPWEEKSKSMVDFGDNEYKQMLCVDGAAIEKPITLKPGEEWIDRLELSVAPLSYCF; encoded by the exons ATGGGATTTTCTGATAATCTCAGAAATATTCTTGCTTGTGAATCTATTTCTGAATG TTTTGAATTCCGCCTCAATGTGGCTCTAGCAACTGGTGGAAATCTGGTGATGATGTCACGCATCAGGAATGTTGATGTCAAGCCATTCAGTTTCACATTTGCTTTTCATGCATACTTCTCTGTTTCAGACATCAG TAATGTGTACCTTCACCAGGTTATTAATATTCTGATACTAAAAATGATAAATGCAAACTCAAATGGGCATGttcctcaattcatttttttagaaGAAACATTCATGAAGGTTAACGTGGGTCTAAGCACACAAAATGGGCTTGCCAATGATATTTTTGCTTATCAGAAGAGGATTGAAGCAGAAAGAAGATTGCACGAGGAGGGGAAGAGGAAATCAGGGGATAATATGATTCCTGATCTTCTGTACCGCAGGTATACCATAGAGGAGATAGAGAAGGCTACGCAAAATTTCTCTGAGTCTCTTAAAATTGGAGAAGGAAG GATTTACCTCAGCACTCCAAATGTGATTGTTGTTCTCGATCACGAGAAGAAGAGAACATTTGTTATAAGAAAGGAAGGACTGCCGGATGCAG TTGTCTGGAATCCTTGGGAGGAGAAGTCGAAGTCTATGGTGGATTTTGGTGATAATGAGTACAAGCAAATGCTTTGCGTGGATGGTGCTGCCATCGAGAAGCCGATAACGCTCAAGCCCGGGGAAGAATGGATAGACAGATTGGAGTTGTCAGTTGCTCCCTTAAGCTATTGTTTTTGA
- the LOC116267060 gene encoding uncharacterized protein LOC116267060, with the protein MTSGTADIQGRRRIKRRNKGGKMRAIFLPLASLPLSESVLQNRAAHLLFCSSGFSISGWSRSVLPKSSGRRRIGTLIFAASSSSPEVDEWIDKLPDKKKPIYSHSLPCIEAWLNQLGFRQTKDDPAVWLIRKLEWHAQLSLDVTDLCIRYLKTGPGELEKDVERRFSYALSREDIENAILGGP; encoded by the exons ATGACGAGCGGAACGGCGGATATCCAAGGGAGACGAAGGATAAAACGAAGAAACAAGGGGGGGAAAATGCGCGCCATTTTCCTTCCTCTGGCTTCCCTTCCCCTTTCCGAATCGGTTCTGCAAAATCGGGCTGCTCACCTTCTGTTTTGCTCATCGGGTTTCTCGATTTCTGGGTGGTCGCGATCTGTGTTACCCAAATCCTCAGGGAGACGGAGAATCGGGACCCTAATTTTCGCAGCGTCGTCCTCGTCACCGGAGGTGGATGAATGGATCGATAAGTTGCCGGACAAGAAGAAGCCGATCTATTCTCACAGTCTGCCGTGCATCGAGGCGTGGCTGAACCAGCTAGGGTTCCGACAGACGAAAGACGACCCGGCTGTCTGGCTCATACGGAAGCTCGAGTGGCACGCACAGCTCTCCCTCGACGTCACCGACCTCTGCATTAG ATACCTTAAGACTGGGCCTGGAGAGCTTGAGAAGGATGTGGAGAGACGGTTCAGTTATGCATTAAGCAGAGAAGATATTGAGAATGCAATACTTGGAGGACCTTAA
- the LOC116266650 gene encoding uncharacterized protein LOC116266650, whose protein sequence is MGFPSLDLPQTQRVVFLIDLQPLSQLPDRDLYVSAILKCADRFLSHPPLSDSLFAFRLFFSSLNPLLPTTQVERLLGSSFSSTISFERPSDVARSLESALRSVASGTSSPSRAAFVAGSLQQLLLDYAWETALPDLQGTDDAADSCSGFPPNLILLFTVAPRTKEFLYRYFNFEIDSRNDCEDWFSNKFIETFGGVREKFKAVGANVCWVDVGFPSESQNEERDGKILGVLERGIKDLGWGFVSCDAIVLGSLVVPFGLIWPIVACPTGFSGRRCGTAEFNLEVADANGKPLKCRLCDLEIVNLKFPTDHLDHSLSKPSPEPELQNCNPQDFWKRFDNTGVKMHVDEVRAKDQLAVMRARTGNFVFLRGFSRKHEDVSKRKRSKKKSRTAPSIADVVLERLRWKENEFIAGNPEWQLLLTFLYKRFSVAIVSFSDLNGCSVTGILEPFTVHTAILQILDDGQIMDGCSQEWLGGISISSHKSGGVSGDSFSNKRSSGFKERAERKDANSSAVTDLTWDALYTSVLCNYSGAEGSMVPAMDLQSLCLHGGFNVPKRLTFLKCWMKQKKKPKGHQKAELSRGELKVDFEDRMEDMLLSSQQSCQSVTNLVQEGQNFSSSCQSVGENLNDEHIKHEPPASCLDDSDAFFSSIWQKIDHGLCNMEVDLASLAERLVDLSIKHVPAKHDGNDTHEKSTSSNCDSQTSQIACDISVFVDVAKLLLRKPKELAAKYKRLLAPSMSEPSNSNLVSDLISEATISEIKVREHQLQVLFRMEILKATVEVCSKDEIEDKWVKEICFLLHNIEFDLQGGIFGGVTLLEFTDSTVKSRYANILEGVIHKIYTEMEFLSFDSVPSGSNDSDSNQAANDIIDPRDQVSGAAYDNENRVAMDSSGCISHSLHRLEGACSTGEKHQNELYEKQLKKALKSREQAQKCSFFNKRLPDLQRVWAPKHLGKVNTRPITKHDRKKHARETADVVYETPALATRKNRRLHASRGGEHAETSSFRSVSKVLFPSFESIEISSESGCQK, encoded by the exons ATGGGTTTTCCCTCTCTAGATCTCCCACAGACGCAGAGGGTCGTCTTCCTCATCGATCTCCAACCTCTCTCCCAGCTCCCAGATCGCGATCTTTACGTCTCTGCGATCCTCAAATGCGCCGACCGTTTCCTCTCCCACCCTCCTCTCTCTGACTCCCTGTTCGCCTTCCggctcttcttctcctccctcaaCCCTCTCCTCCCCACCACCCAAGTCGAGCGCCTGCTTGGCAGCTCCTtttcgtccaccatttccttcGAACGGCCCTCTGACGTTGCGCGGTCCCTCGAATCTGCGCTTAGATCGGTCGCTTCTGGGACGTCGTCTCCAAGCCGTGCTGCGTTTGTAGCAGGATCTCTTCAGCAGCTCCTCCTGGACTATGCTTGGGAGACTGCACTCCCTGATCTGCAAGGTACGGATGATGCTGCCGATTCTTGTTCTGGATTTCCCCCAAATCTGATCCTTTTGTTCACGGTGGCACCAAGGACTAAGGAATTTCTCTATCGGTACTTTAACTTTGAAATTGACTCCAGAAATGATTGCGAAGATTGGTTTTCCAACAAATTtattgaaacttttggtggcgTTCGCGAGAAATTTAAGGCTGTGGGCGCGAATGTGTGTTGGGTGGATGTTGGTTTTCCCAGCGAAAGCCAGAAcgaagagagagatggaaaaaTACTGGGTGTCCTGGAGAGGGGGATTAAGGATTTAGGTTGGGGTTTTGTATCCTGTGATGCTATTGTTTTGGGTTCTTTGGTTGTTCCGTTCGGATTGATTTGGCCAATCGTTGCTTGTCCAACGGGGTTCAGTGGTCGCCGTTGTGGGACTGCGGAATTCAACCTTGAGGTTGCAGATGCGAACGGTAAGCCGTTGAAATGCAGACTGTGTGATCTTGAAATTGTTAATTTGAAGTTTCCTACCGATCACCTCGATCATTCTTTAAGTAAACCTTCTCCAGAACCAGAGCTTCAAAACTGCAACCCGCAGGATTTCTGGAAAAGATTTGATAATACGGGTGTTAAGATGCATGTGGACGAGGTTAGGGCAAAAGATCAGCTTGCCGTCATGAGAGCGAGGACGGGGAATTTTGTTTTCCTCCGTGGCTTCTCTAGGAAGCATGAAGACGTATCCAAGAGAAAGAGATCGAAGAAGAAGTCTCGTACGGCCCCGTCGATAGCAGATGTGGTTCTTGAGCGGCTAAGATGGAAGGAGAATGAATTTATAGCGGGAAATCCTGAATGGCAGCTGCTTCTAACTTTTCTTTACAAGAGATTTAGTGTGGCGATAGTATCATTTTCTGATTTGAATGGATGTTCTGTTACGGGTATTTTGGAACCCTTTACTGTTCATACGGCGATTCTTCAGATTCTGGATGACGGGCAGATCATGGATGGCTGTTCTCAAGAATGGCTTGGTGGAATTTCGATTAGTTCACACAAATCAGGTGGGGTTTCTGGTGATTCATTTTCTAACAAAAGAAGCAGTGGCTTCAAGGAAAGAGCAGAACGGAAGGATGCGAATTCTAGTGCTGTTACTGACCTTACATGGGATGCGCTTTATACATCTGTTCTCTGCAATTATTCTGGGGCAGAAGGTAGCATGGTTCCTGCCATGGATTTGCAGTCACTATGCCTGCATGGCGGTTTCAACGTTCCTAAGAGGTTGACCTTTTTGAAGTGCTGgatgaagcaaaagaagaaaccaaaagGTCATCAGAAGGCTGAACTAAGCAGAGGAGAACTGAAGGTGGACTTCGAAGATAGAATGGAAGATATGCTTTTAAGTTCGCAACAATCTTGTCAGTCAGTCACAAACTTGGTGCAAGAAGGTcaaaacttttcttcttcttgccaaTCGGTTGGGGAGAACTTGAATGATGAGCACATTAAACATGAACCTCCCGCTTCCTGTCTCGATGATTCTGATGCATTCTTTTCCAGCATTTGGCAAAAAATTGACCATGGACTATGCAACATGGAGGTGGATTTGGCATCTCTGGCTGAGCGCTTAGTCGACTTGTCCATCAAACACGTGCCAGCTAAGCATGATGGCAACGACACTCACGAGAAAAGTACCTCATCGAATTGCGACTCTCAGACTTCACAGATTGCTTGCGATATATCGGTTTTTGTTGACGTGGCAAAGCTTTTACTAAGAAAGCCAAAAGAATTAGCAGCAAAGTACAAAAGGTTACTTGCTCCGTCCATGAGTGAGCCATCCAATTCTAACTTAGTCTCTGATCTCATATCCGAGGCCACTATCTCAGAAATCAAAGTCAGAGA GCATCAACTCCAGGTGCTATTTCGAATGGAGATACTCAAGGCGACAGTTGAAGTTTGCAGCAAAGATGAAATAGAAGATAAATGGGTgaaagaaatatgtttcttgcTTCACAACATTGAGTTTGACCTGCAAGGAGGAATATTTGGTGGTGTCACACTTCTCGAGTTCACTGACAGTACCGTAAAATCCAG GTATGCAAATATTCTAGAAGGTGTCATACACAAGATTTACACAGAAATGGAGTTCTTGTCATTTGACAGTGTTCCCAGTGGATCGAATGACAGCGATTCAAACCAAGCAGCCAATGATATCATTGATCCTCGAGATCAAGTTTCTGGAGCAGCATATGACAATGAAAACAGAGTAGCGATGGATAGCAGTGGATGCATTTCTCATTCTCTGCATCGTCTGGAAGGAGCATGCAGTACTggagagaaacatcaaaacgaATTGTACGAGAAGCAATTAAAGAAAGCCCTAAAGAGCAGAGAACAAGCTCAAAAATGCTCATTCTTCAATAAACGATTGCCAGACCTGCAGAGAGTCTGGGCACCCAAGCATCTGGGAAAGGTGAACACGAGGCCCATAACAAAACATGATAGGAAGAAGCATGCTAGGGAAACAGCTGACGTAGTATATGAGACACCGGCACTAGCAACTAGAAAGAATAGACGGTTGCATGCAAGCAGAGGTGGTGAACATGCAGAAACTTCAAGCTTCAGATCTGTTTCAAAGGTGTTATTTCCAAGCTTTGAAAGCATAGAGATCTCCTCCGAATCTGGTTGCCAAAAATAG
- the LOC116266912 gene encoding BTB/POZ domain-containing protein POB1-like isoform X1 produces the protein MKVGVDLFDPGALMESEPAGDRSGDMDFAFAFNDPNFSDRVLRLEIVGGTSENNVDDETCLSISEWARNRKRRRDEIKREKELAIQLDYSASTNHPDFDDGLGLENQDEEAVAMMDESPQGGEDGLLKYSSWSNSMDCSLVMRVREMHISSAVLARKSPFFYKLFSNGMKESEQRDVTLRISASEEDAVMGLLNHMYSEKIATTSPPALLDILMAADKFEVASCMRYCSTVLRNLPMTPESALLFLELPSTVLMADAVQPLTDAAKQFLAKRFKDLSKHQEEIMNLPLSGIEAILSSDDLQVASEDAVFDFVLKWARAQYPNLEERREVLGSRLSRLIRFPNMSSRKLKKVLTCSDMDTDLTSKVVLDALFFKAETPHRQRLLVSEEFSNKRFTERAYKYRPVKVVEFDVPYQQCVVYLDLKHEECELLFPSGRVYSQAFHLGGHGFFLSAHCNMDQQSSFHCFGLFLGMQEKGIVSVAVDYEFAARSKPTCDFGSKYRGNYTFNGGKAVGYRNLFGIPWRSFMAEDSPYFINGTLHLRAELTVRQLLLQ, from the exons ATGAAGGTGGGAGTGGATCTCTTCGATCCTGGTGCCCTGATGGAGTCCGAGCCGGCCGGCGATCGGTCCGGCGACATGGACTTCGCGTTCGCGTTCAATGACCCGAACTTCTCCGATCGAGTTCTCAGGCTGGAGATCGTCGGTGGCACCTCGGAGAACAACGTGGATGACGAGACCTGCCTCAGCATCTCGGAATGGGCGAGGAATCGGAAACGCCGGCGGGATGAGATCAAGCGCGAGAAAG AATTAGCCATACAACTTGACTATTCAGCTTCAACCAATCATCCAGATTTTGACGATGGATTGGGATTGGAAAATCAAGATGAAGAAGCTGTGGCAATGATGGACGAATCCCCTCAAGGAG GTGAGGATGGTTTGCTTAAGTACTCATCATGGAGCAATAGCATGGATTGTTCATTGGTGATGAGAGTAAGAGAAATGCATATAAGTTCTGCAGTTTTAGCTCGGAAGAGtccttttttttacaaa ctTTTCTCAAATGGTATGAAAGAGTCGGAACAGCGAGATGTGACGCTTCGAATTAGTGCATCAG AGGAAGATGCTGTTATGGGTCTTCTAAACCATATGTACAGTGAGAAGATAGCAACCACATCTCCTCCTGCACTACTAGATATCCTCATGGCCGCAGACAAGTTTGAGGTTGCTTCTTGCATGCGCTATTGCAGTACAGTGCTGCGGAACCTCCCCATGACTCCAGAATCTGCCCTTCTATTTCTTGAACTTCCTTCCACTGTATTGATGGCAGATGCAGTCCAACCTTTGACGGATGCTGCTAAGCAATTCCTTGCCAAACGGTTCAAGGACCTATCGAA GCACCAGGAAGAAATCATGAATTTGCCGTTGTCTGGCATAGAGGCGATACTGTCAAGTGACGATCTCCAAGTTGCATCAGAGGATGCAGTTTTTGATTTTGTCCTGAAGTGGGCTCGGGCGCAGTACCCAAACCTTGAAGAGAGACGAGAGGTCCTGGGCTCACGCCTCAGTCGCCTCATCCGTTTTCCCAACATGAGCAGCCGTAAGCTGAAGAAAGTCCTCACCTGCAGCGACATGGACACTGACCTCACCTCCAAGGTCGTCCTGGACGCCCTCTTCTTCAAGGCAGAAACGCCTCACCGGCAGCGTCTGCTGGTCTCTGAGGAGTTTTCCAATAAGCGTTTCACAGAGCGTGCTTACAAGTACCGTCCTGTTAAGGTCGTCGAGTTTGATGTCCCTTACCAGCAATGCGTGGTCTATCTCGATCTCAAGCACGAAGAGTGCGAGCTTCTCTTTCCGTCCGGCCGGGTCTACTCTCAGGCATTTCACTTGGGCGGCCACGGTTTCTTTCTCTCAGCCCATTGTAACATGGACCAGCAGAGCTCCTTCCACTGCTTTGGCCTCTTTCTCGGCATGCAGGAAAAGGGCATCGTCAGTGTTGCAGTTGATTATGAGTTTGCTGCACGATCAAAGCCAACGTGCGACTTTGGGAGCAAGTACAGGGGGAACTATACGTTCAATGGTGGTAAGGCAGTGGGCTACCGGAACTTGTTCGGCATTCCTTGGAGGTCATTCATGGCAGAGGACAGCCCTTACTTCATCAACGGCACCCTGCACCTGAGGGCCGAGCTGACCGTCCGGCAGCTGCTGCTCCAGTGA
- the LOC116266912 gene encoding BTB/POZ domain-containing protein POB1-like isoform X2, which translates to MKVGVDLFDPGALMESEPAGDRSGDMDFAFAFNDPNFSDRVLRLEIVGGTSENNVDDETCLSISEWARNRKRRRDEIKREKDFDDGLGLENQDEEAVAMMDESPQGGEDGLLKYSSWSNSMDCSLVMRVREMHISSAVLARKSPFFYKLFSNGMKESEQRDVTLRISASEEDAVMGLLNHMYSEKIATTSPPALLDILMAADKFEVASCMRYCSTVLRNLPMTPESALLFLELPSTVLMADAVQPLTDAAKQFLAKRFKDLSKHQEEIMNLPLSGIEAILSSDDLQVASEDAVFDFVLKWARAQYPNLEERREVLGSRLSRLIRFPNMSSRKLKKVLTCSDMDTDLTSKVVLDALFFKAETPHRQRLLVSEEFSNKRFTERAYKYRPVKVVEFDVPYQQCVVYLDLKHEECELLFPSGRVYSQAFHLGGHGFFLSAHCNMDQQSSFHCFGLFLGMQEKGIVSVAVDYEFAARSKPTCDFGSKYRGNYTFNGGKAVGYRNLFGIPWRSFMAEDSPYFINGTLHLRAELTVRQLLLQ; encoded by the exons ATGAAGGTGGGAGTGGATCTCTTCGATCCTGGTGCCCTGATGGAGTCCGAGCCGGCCGGCGATCGGTCCGGCGACATGGACTTCGCGTTCGCGTTCAATGACCCGAACTTCTCCGATCGAGTTCTCAGGCTGGAGATCGTCGGTGGCACCTCGGAGAACAACGTGGATGACGAGACCTGCCTCAGCATCTCGGAATGGGCGAGGAATCGGAAACGCCGGCGGGATGAGATCAAGCGCGAGAAAG ATTTTGACGATGGATTGGGATTGGAAAATCAAGATGAAGAAGCTGTGGCAATGATGGACGAATCCCCTCAAGGAG GTGAGGATGGTTTGCTTAAGTACTCATCATGGAGCAATAGCATGGATTGTTCATTGGTGATGAGAGTAAGAGAAATGCATATAAGTTCTGCAGTTTTAGCTCGGAAGAGtccttttttttacaaa ctTTTCTCAAATGGTATGAAAGAGTCGGAACAGCGAGATGTGACGCTTCGAATTAGTGCATCAG AGGAAGATGCTGTTATGGGTCTTCTAAACCATATGTACAGTGAGAAGATAGCAACCACATCTCCTCCTGCACTACTAGATATCCTCATGGCCGCAGACAAGTTTGAGGTTGCTTCTTGCATGCGCTATTGCAGTACAGTGCTGCGGAACCTCCCCATGACTCCAGAATCTGCCCTTCTATTTCTTGAACTTCCTTCCACTGTATTGATGGCAGATGCAGTCCAACCTTTGACGGATGCTGCTAAGCAATTCCTTGCCAAACGGTTCAAGGACCTATCGAA GCACCAGGAAGAAATCATGAATTTGCCGTTGTCTGGCATAGAGGCGATACTGTCAAGTGACGATCTCCAAGTTGCATCAGAGGATGCAGTTTTTGATTTTGTCCTGAAGTGGGCTCGGGCGCAGTACCCAAACCTTGAAGAGAGACGAGAGGTCCTGGGCTCACGCCTCAGTCGCCTCATCCGTTTTCCCAACATGAGCAGCCGTAAGCTGAAGAAAGTCCTCACCTGCAGCGACATGGACACTGACCTCACCTCCAAGGTCGTCCTGGACGCCCTCTTCTTCAAGGCAGAAACGCCTCACCGGCAGCGTCTGCTGGTCTCTGAGGAGTTTTCCAATAAGCGTTTCACAGAGCGTGCTTACAAGTACCGTCCTGTTAAGGTCGTCGAGTTTGATGTCCCTTACCAGCAATGCGTGGTCTATCTCGATCTCAAGCACGAAGAGTGCGAGCTTCTCTTTCCGTCCGGCCGGGTCTACTCTCAGGCATTTCACTTGGGCGGCCACGGTTTCTTTCTCTCAGCCCATTGTAACATGGACCAGCAGAGCTCCTTCCACTGCTTTGGCCTCTTTCTCGGCATGCAGGAAAAGGGCATCGTCAGTGTTGCAGTTGATTATGAGTTTGCTGCACGATCAAAGCCAACGTGCGACTTTGGGAGCAAGTACAGGGGGAACTATACGTTCAATGGTGGTAAGGCAGTGGGCTACCGGAACTTGTTCGGCATTCCTTGGAGGTCATTCATGGCAGAGGACAGCCCTTACTTCATCAACGGCACCCTGCACCTGAGGGCCGAGCTGACCGTCCGGCAGCTGCTGCTCCAGTGA